Genomic segment of Streptomyces alboniger:
GCGCCTTGAGGAAAGGAGCGAGGAACTTCTCGTTCTCGCCCATGGCGTAGACGTCGGCGGTGTCGTAGAGGGTCACGCCCAGTTCGAGGGCGCGGTCCAGGGTGGCGCGGGCCTCCTCGGCGTCGGTCGGGCCGTAGGCGAAGCTCATGCCCATGCAGCCGAGGCCCTGGACACCGACCTCGGGGCCGTGGGTGCCGAGCCGGGCCGCGGCGATCTCGCCGTACGTGTTCTCAACCGTCATCAGTGTTCAGAGCCTCTCCGACGCCTTGCGGGCGCCCGCGTATGTGTCGATCTTGTAGTCGAGGACGGCGAGGGTGTCCTGGAGCTCCGCGATGCGGGTACGGACGTCGTGCCGGGTCCGCTCCAGGAGTTCCTGGCGCTCGGTGAAGGTGTGCTCGCCTTCGCGCACCAGTTCCGCGTATCGGACCATGTCCGCCACGGGCATCCCGGTCAAACGGAGCTTGCCGACGAAGGCGAGCCAGTTCAGGTCACGGTTGCGGTAGCGGCGTTGGCCCGTGTGGGAGCGGTCGATGTGGGGCATCAGGCCGATCCGCTCGTACCAGCGCAGGGTGTACGCGGTGAGGCCGGTGAAGGCGGCGACCTCGCTGATCGTGTAGTGGTCCTGACCGTCCGGGCGCGGGGGCCCGGACGGTACCGAGTCGCAGCGGGCGGACCCGGGTGCGAGGCGGGGTGGGGCGGGCGTGGTCTCCATCACCGTCATGTTCCACACGCTATGACCTTGGAGTGCGCTCCAAGCAAGTGGATTAGGGGGGCCAAGTGGATTAGGGGTGCAGTCACCGGCGACAGTCACTGGCGTCCTCCACCCGAAGTCACTGATGGTTCCAGGGAGGAATTAGGCTCGTGGGCATGCAGAGCTTGGCGATGATCGAGACCTGGCCGGTTCCCACGGCTGCCGCCGCTGTCGTCCGCGCGGACGGGACTGTCGTCGGGGCGCATGGGCCGACGGACCGGCGCTTCGCCCTCGCCTCGGTCACCAAGCCGCTCGCGGCGTACGCGGTGCTGGTCGCCTACGAAGAGGGAGCGGTCGAGCTGGACGAGCCCGCCGGTCCCGAAGGGTCGACGGTTCGGCATCTGCTCGCGCACACCAGTGGGCTCGCCTTCGACGAGCACCGGGTGACGTCGGCGCCGGGGACGCGGCGGCTGTACTCCAACGCGGGGTTCGAAGTTCTCGGTGATCACATCGCCAAGGCGACGGACATTCCGTTCGCGGAGTATCTGCGGCAGGCGGTGCTGGAGCCGCTCGGGATGACCGCCACCGCGCTGGAGGGGGGCGGTTCGCCCGCCAAGGACGCGGTGTCCACGGTCGACGACCTCGTCAAGTTCGCCGCGGAGGTGCAGGCGCCTCGGCTGCTGGACGCGCGGACGGTGGCGGCGGCGATGACGGTG
This window contains:
- a CDS encoding MerR family transcriptional regulator, which produces MTVMETTPAPPRLAPGSARCDSVPSGPPRPDGQDHYTISEVAAFTGLTAYTLRWYERIGLMPHIDRSHTGQRRYRNRDLNWLAFVGKLRLTGMPVADMVRYAELVREGEHTFTERQELLERTRHDVRTRIAELQDTLAVLDYKIDTYAGARKASERL
- a CDS encoding serine hydrolase domain-containing protein; protein product: MGMQSLAMIETWPVPTAAAAVVRADGTVVGAHGPTDRRFALASVTKPLAAYAVLVAYEEGAVELDEPAGPEGSTVRHLLAHTSGLAFDEHRVTSAPGTRRLYSNAGFEVLGDHIAKATDIPFAEYLRQAVLEPLGMTATALEGGGSPAKDAVSTVDDLVKFAAEVQAPRLLDARTVAAAMTVTYPGLKGVLPGYGHQNPNDWGLGFEIRDSKVPHWTGSSSSPRTFGHFGQAGTFLWIDPDAGAACVALTDRPFGPWAVEVWPPFTDAVLAEL